From the Streptococcus sp. 29887 genome, one window contains:
- the ldcB gene encoding LD-carboxypeptidase LdcB/DacB, which produces MKKLTVSLLLCSSMLLASCGAVENQTESSKVSETNQTVKTSESSSQTTSNSNAESSETGDTENSSTQQSTEINSATTATYNGSYYSVQGKYGEVIIANKKHPLAASYAPGEDPQALAAFQQLIADMQAQGFAISNNYSGFRSYETQAGLYQSYVNQDGQAAADTYSARAGYSEHQTGLAFDLIDSAGNLLEEPVASQWLADNAHHYGFIVRYLPGKESSTGYMAETWHVRYIGQEATDIYNSGLTLEEYFGVPGGGYE; this is translated from the coding sequence ATGAAAAAATTAACCGTAAGCCTTTTGTTATGTTCTAGCATGTTATTAGCTTCTTGTGGTGCAGTTGAAAATCAAACAGAATCTTCTAAAGTAAGTGAAACTAATCAAACGGTGAAGACGAGCGAGAGCTCTTCTCAAACGACGTCTAATAGCAATGCTGAAAGTTCCGAAACAGGTGATACTGAGAACTCATCTACACAGCAAAGTACTGAGATAAATTCAGCAACAACTGCAACCTACAATGGCTCATATTACAGTGTACAAGGAAAATATGGAGAAGTCATTATCGCTAATAAGAAACACCCTCTTGCAGCTAGTTACGCTCCTGGTGAAGATCCTCAAGCCTTGGCGGCTTTCCAGCAGTTAATTGCAGATATGCAGGCACAAGGTTTTGCCATTTCCAACAACTATAGTGGTTTCCGCTCCTATGAAACACAGGCTGGTTTGTACCAATCCTATGTCAATCAAGATGGTCAAGCAGCAGCGGATACCTATTCAGCGCGTGCGGGCTATAGCGAACACCAAACAGGTCTAGCATTCGATCTTATTGACAGCGCTGGTAATCTGTTGGAAGAACCAGTAGCTTCCCAGTGGTTGGCTGATAACGCCCATCATTATGGATTTATCGTACGTTATTTGCCTGGAAAAGAAAGCTCGACAGGTTACATGGCGGAAACCTGGCATGTCCGTTATATTGGACAAGAAGCGACGGATATTTATAATTCAGGACTAACATTAGAAGAATACTTCGGTGTACCTGGTGGCGGGTATGAATAA
- a CDS encoding VOC family protein, protein MLKAMEVYLVTNGNGLEAIEFYKNALGAEVEQVNLYKDFLPDCPAELENHVMNAQFRLNGQRFMLSDNNPEMPYSVGDNITVALITEDAETAKDLFTKLSEGAMKITMDLQAVPWSPAYGSLQDKFGIHWQVNAEVAGYGQEYYAEQN, encoded by the coding sequence ATGCTTAAAGCGATGGAAGTATATTTGGTAACAAATGGAAATGGTTTAGAAGCGATTGAATTCTACAAAAATGCACTTGGTGCAGAGGTGGAACAAGTAAACTTATACAAAGATTTCTTGCCAGACTGTCCAGCAGAATTAGAAAACCATGTCATGAATGCCCAATTCCGTTTGAACGGACAACGTTTCATGCTTTCTGACAATAACCCAGAAATGCCTTATTCAGTTGGCGACAACATTACTGTTGCCTTGATTACAGAAGACGCAGAAACCGCGAAAGACTTGTTCACAAAACTATCTGAAGGTGCTATGAAAATTACAATGGACTTGCAAGCTGTGCCATGGTCACCTGCTTATGGTTCCTTGCAAGACAAATTCGGTATCCACTGGCAGGTCAACGCAGAAGTAGCAGGCTACGGTCAAGAATATTACGCAGAACAAAACTAA
- a CDS encoding permease has product MNKSLIWELVKINILYSNPQLLASVKKKQNKNKDGRFSAYRSILIQQGFLILMMAILYSVFFLGIDYKRSTGFFSLQLAQFAILATVYGFTGFFSVFYDSKDTKLYLPLPLKASEVFIAKFLSAQGMVLPFLIPCLSLLIITYWQIGGPAFALFALPSFILLWFLVNLLNMIFMHFIGEILTKSPHKTTISTILLTGSSLVSMGALMFLQSQQTVSLQSDGFVQFPELPLFVGFHYIISQPISLGTVINLILPIFFMLGLVHFAFKTVIPNYFQQVLAIDTASSKRKVGKPRKLPQNLNQALIKHHLSTLNDSNLMVQTFLQSLVLGVALLPSISKITEGGRLGVLSWEYFGIALLAGCLLGSMFAGATTFIGTAMSLEKENYHFIRTLPINFKQFTIQKFWVIAAVQFLVPTLLYLMLALFVMKVNMVLALFFGLGILVSALLTGQIYYWRDQRLLMLNWQNSNQLFGRGAGQWLIAGSILLTMIFGFILLVISSVMTTIIGPTLVSSGLATLILVLSGLLQFFLYKSYWQKL; this is encoded by the coding sequence ATGAACAAATCTCTGATTTGGGAATTGGTCAAAATCAATATCCTCTACTCCAACCCGCAACTGCTAGCTTCCGTCAAGAAAAAACAAAATAAGAATAAAGATGGACGTTTTTCAGCCTATCGGAGCATCCTTATCCAACAAGGCTTCCTCATTCTGATGATGGCTATTCTCTACTCCGTCTTCTTTCTAGGGATTGATTACAAACGGTCCACAGGTTTCTTCTCCCTACAACTAGCCCAATTTGCTATACTGGCAACCGTATACGGTTTCACAGGCTTCTTTTCTGTCTTCTACGACAGCAAGGACACCAAACTCTATCTACCTCTTCCCTTAAAAGCAAGCGAGGTTTTTATCGCCAAATTCTTATCGGCTCAAGGTATGGTCTTGCCCTTCCTCATCCCCTGCCTCTCTCTTCTTATCATTACCTATTGGCAAATAGGTGGACCAGCCTTTGCACTTTTTGCCTTGCCAAGTTTTATTCTCCTATGGTTCCTAGTCAATCTTCTCAATATGATTTTTATGCACTTTATCGGAGAAATCTTGACTAAGAGCCCACATAAGACAACCATTTCTACCATTCTTCTGACAGGCTCATCTCTGGTTTCAATGGGAGCGCTTATGTTTCTCCAATCCCAGCAGACTGTTTCCCTCCAATCAGATGGTTTTGTTCAGTTTCCAGAATTGCCACTTTTTGTCGGTTTCCACTACATCATCAGCCAACCAATTTCGTTGGGGACAGTTATCAATCTCATCCTTCCTATTTTCTTCATGTTGGGATTGGTCCACTTTGCCTTTAAAACTGTTATTCCGAATTATTTCCAACAGGTTTTGGCGATTGATACTGCTTCATCAAAACGTAAGGTCGGCAAACCAAGGAAATTACCTCAGAATTTAAATCAGGCCCTTATCAAACACCATTTATCTACCCTCAACGATAGCAACCTGATGGTACAGACCTTCTTACAGTCATTGGTGCTAGGAGTTGCCCTGCTCCCTTCAATTTCAAAAATTACTGAAGGTGGTAGACTGGGTGTTCTTTCATGGGAATATTTCGGAATTGCTTTACTGGCCGGCTGTTTGTTAGGAAGCATGTTCGCAGGTGCTACAACCTTTATCGGAACAGCTATGTCCTTGGAAAAGGAAAACTATCACTTCATCCGAACCTTACCCATTAACTTCAAACAGTTTACGATTCAGAAGTTTTGGGTGATTGCTGCGGTTCAATTCCTGGTTCCGACTTTGCTCTATCTCATGTTAGCCCTATTTGTCATGAAAGTAAACATGGTCTTAGCCCTCTTCTTTGGTCTAGGCATACTTGTTTCTGCCCTACTAACTGGACAAATATACTACTGGAGGGACCAACGCCTACTCATGCTCAACTGGCAGAACTCCAACCAGCTTTTCGGTCGCGGAGCGGGTCAATGGCTGATTGCTGGTTCCATCTTGCTAACGATGATTTTCGGATTCATCTTGCTCGTCATCAGTAGTGTAATGACTACCATCATTGGTCCGACCTTAGTAAGCTCTGGACTAGCAACCTTGATTCTTGTCCTTTCGGGATTACTGCAATTCTTTCTCTATAAATCCTATTGGCAAAAATTGTAA
- a CDS encoding ABC transporter ATP-binding protein: MIQFNHVSKAYGDTVALDDLDLTIESGEIFGLIGHNGAGKTTTISLLTSIIQASHGTISVDGLHLEENRDEVKKRIAYVPDSPDIFLHLTAFEYWHFMGKVYGVNKDTVDQRINKLASLFDITARQHEPIDSFSHGMRQKTIIIGALIPKPDIWILDEPLTGLDPQASFDLKQMMKDHAKGGNTVLFSTHVLSVAEQLCDRIGILRKGRLIFVGSLEELKSQYPDKDLETIYLELAGRQQREAGEVG; the protein is encoded by the coding sequence ATGATTCAATTTAACCACGTTAGTAAAGCCTATGGCGACACAGTAGCCCTTGATGATTTGGATTTGACCATCGAAAGTGGGGAAATTTTCGGCTTGATTGGACATAACGGTGCTGGTAAGACAACGACAATCAGTTTGCTCACTTCTATTATTCAAGCCAGTCATGGAACCATCTCCGTCGACGGACTTCATCTGGAAGAAAATCGAGATGAGGTCAAAAAACGGATTGCCTATGTACCAGACTCGCCTGATATTTTTCTTCACTTGACTGCTTTTGAATATTGGCACTTTATGGGCAAGGTTTACGGAGTGAACAAAGACACTGTTGACCAACGTATCAACAAGCTAGCCAGCCTTTTTGACATAACTGCCCGTCAGCACGAACCCATTGACAGTTTCTCCCACGGTATGCGACAGAAAACCATTATCATCGGCGCCCTCATTCCCAAGCCAGATATTTGGATTTTGGATGAACCCTTGACAGGACTGGATCCCCAGGCCTCATTTGACCTCAAGCAGATGATGAAGGACCATGCCAAGGGTGGCAACACCGTTCTCTTTTCGACCCACGTTTTGTCTGTTGCAGAACAACTCTGTGACCGTATTGGCATTCTCAGAAAGGGACGACTCATCTTCGTAGGCAGTCTGGAAGAATTAAAATCCCAATATCCTGACAAGGACTTGGAAACCATCTACCTAGAATTAGCAGGTCGCCAACAAAGAGAGGCAGGTGAGGTCGGATGA
- the uvrB gene encoding excinuclease ABC subunit UvrB: MINRNTENQFKLVSKYSPSGDQPQAIETLVDNIEGGEKAQILMGATGTGKTYTMSQVIARVNKPTLVIAHNKTLAGQLYSEFKEFFPENAVEYFVSYYDYYQPEAYVPSSDTYIEKDSSVNDEIDKLRHSATSALLERNDVIVVASVSCIYGLGSPKEYSDSVVSLRPGQEISRDQLLNSLVDIQFERNDIDFQRGRFRVRGDVVEIFPASRDEHAFRVEFFGDEIDRIREIESLTGKVLGDVDHLAIFPATHFVTNDDHMETAIAKIQAELEEQLKVFEAEGKLLEAQRLKQRTDYDIEMLREMGYTNGVENYSRHMDGRSEGEPPYTLLDFFPQDYLIMIDESHMTMGQIKGMYNGDRSRKEMLVNYGFRLPSALDNRPLRREEFESHVHQIVYVSATPGDYEMEQTDTVVEQIIRPTGLLDPEVEVRPTMGQMDDLLGEINARVDKGERTFITTLTKKMAEDLTDYLKETGVKVKYMHSDIKTLERTEIIRDLRLGVFDVLIGINLLREGIDVPEVSLVAILDADKEGFLRNERGLIQTIGRAARNSEGHVIMYADKVTESMRKAMEETARRRQIQMAYNEEHGIIPQTIKKEIRDLISVTKAVTQDKEEVVDFNALNKDERKAMIKKLEGQMQEAAEVLDFELAAQIRDMVIELKNM; the protein is encoded by the coding sequence ATGATCAATCGAAATACTGAAAACCAATTTAAACTTGTATCTAAATATTCACCGTCTGGTGACCAGCCCCAAGCCATCGAAACCTTGGTCGATAATATCGAGGGTGGCGAAAAAGCCCAGATTCTCATGGGGGCGACGGGTACGGGTAAGACCTACACCATGAGTCAGGTCATTGCCCGTGTTAATAAGCCGACCCTAGTCATCGCCCACAATAAGACCTTGGCTGGTCAGCTCTACAGTGAGTTCAAGGAGTTCTTCCCAGAAAATGCGGTCGAATACTTCGTATCTTACTATGATTACTACCAGCCAGAAGCCTATGTTCCGTCCAGCGACACCTATATCGAAAAGGATAGTTCGGTCAATGATGAGATTGATAAACTCCGCCACTCAGCGACCTCAGCCCTGCTGGAGCGAAACGATGTTATTGTCGTGGCTTCAGTTTCCTGTATTTACGGTTTGGGGTCCCCCAAGGAATATTCTGACAGCGTGGTTAGTCTGCGACCAGGTCAGGAGATTTCCCGGGACCAGTTGCTCAATTCTCTGGTAGATATCCAGTTTGAACGCAACGACATTGACTTCCAACGGGGGCGCTTCCGTGTGCGTGGAGATGTGGTGGAGATTTTCCCAGCTTCTCGTGATGAACATGCCTTCCGTGTGGAATTTTTCGGGGATGAAATTGACCGCATTCGTGAGATTGAAAGCCTGACAGGTAAGGTCTTGGGCGATGTGGATCACTTGGCGATTTTCCCTGCCACCCACTTCGTGACCAACGATGACCACATGGAAACGGCTATTGCCAAAATTCAGGCAGAGCTGGAAGAGCAGCTCAAGGTCTTTGAAGCAGAAGGAAAACTCTTAGAAGCTCAGCGATTGAAACAACGAACCGACTACGACATCGAGATGCTTCGGGAAATGGGTTACACCAACGGAGTTGAGAACTATTCACGACACATGGACGGGCGAAGCGAGGGCGAGCCTCCCTACACACTGCTGGACTTTTTCCCTCAAGACTACCTGATTATGATTGACGAGAGCCACATGACCATGGGTCAGATTAAGGGCATGTACAATGGTGACCGCTCACGTAAGGAGATGTTGGTCAACTATGGTTTCCGCCTCCCGAGTGCACTGGACAACCGTCCGCTGCGCAGGGAAGAATTTGAGAGCCATGTCCACCAGATTGTCTATGTATCTGCGACGCCAGGTGACTATGAAATGGAGCAGACCGATACCGTTGTCGAGCAAATCATTCGGCCGACCGGGCTGTTGGATCCTGAGGTAGAAGTCCGTCCAACTATGGGCCAAATGGATGACCTATTGGGTGAGATCAATGCTCGTGTTGACAAAGGCGAGCGGACCTTTATCACTACCCTGACCAAGAAAATGGCAGAGGACTTGACCGACTATCTGAAAGAAACGGGCGTCAAGGTCAAGTATATGCACTCGGACATCAAGACCTTGGAGCGTACGGAGATTATCCGTGATTTGCGTTTGGGCGTCTTTGATGTCTTGATAGGGATTAACCTCTTGCGTGAAGGGATTGACGTGCCAGAAGTTAGTCTGGTGGCAATCTTGGATGCTGATAAGGAAGGCTTCCTCCGTAATGAACGGGGGCTCATCCAGACAATTGGTCGTGCGGCCCGTAACTCTGAAGGGCATGTCATTATGTATGCGGACAAGGTCACCGAGTCCATGCGGAAGGCCATGGAGGAAACAGCCCGCCGCCGTCAAATCCAGATGGCTTATAATGAAGAGCATGGGATTATTCCACAGACCATTAAGAAGGAAATCCGTGACCTGATTAGTGTGACCAAGGCTGTCACTCAGGACAAGGAAGAAGTGGTGGACTTTAACGCCCTCAACAAAGACGAACGCAAGGCTATGATTAAGAAACTGGAAGGTCAAATGCAGGAAGCAGCAGAAGTGCTTGACTTCGAATTGGCAGCCCAGATTCGCGACATGGTCATCGAGTTGAAGAATATGTAA
- a CDS encoding NAD(P)/FAD-dependent oxidoreductase, with product MEKNVMIIGGGIVGSTAAFYLSQDETVNLTLIDHGVGTATRAAAGIICPWMAQKKNKDWYKLTSEGAVFYRKLVADLEATGAMDIPFKQTGTIGLKSKPELLEKIQKIAEDRRVDTPTIGQITSLQGEEISDYLPPLKPDFYGIHLEGGGRIDGGRLIDILQEEVLKNGGARLQGQARLLDAHTVKLDGQELTADHIILATGAWLPHILEPLGYQVDIRPQKGQLLELDTQYDTNNWPVCMPYGQIDILPFENGKIIVGATHEDDMGYDLTLDPEKIQAMQDKATEFMPDLANYPVARTRIGTRAYTSNYAPFYGNIEDMKNVWVASGLGSSGLTNGPFIGWQIAQEILGKETSFDRTAYSPNNYIQKL from the coding sequence ATGGAAAAAAACGTGATGATTATAGGCGGAGGGATTGTCGGCTCAACAGCTGCCTTCTACCTCTCCCAAGATGAAACTGTCAACCTAACCCTCATTGACCATGGTGTCGGCACCGCTACTCGTGCAGCTGCTGGGATTATATGCCCTTGGATGGCCCAAAAGAAAAATAAAGATTGGTATAAACTGACTTCCGAAGGCGCAGTCTTCTATCGCAAATTGGTCGCAGATCTAGAGGCTACTGGAGCCATGGACATTCCTTTTAAACAGACTGGAACTATCGGCCTGAAGAGCAAGCCAGAATTGCTAGAAAAAATCCAAAAGATTGCGGAAGACCGCCGTGTAGATACTCCCACCATTGGTCAAATTACAAGCTTGCAAGGCGAAGAAATCAGCGATTATCTCCCACCGCTCAAACCTGACTTTTACGGCATTCATTTAGAAGGAGGCGGCCGTATCGATGGTGGGCGTCTGATTGACATTTTGCAAGAAGAAGTTTTGAAAAATGGCGGAGCGCGTCTTCAAGGTCAAGCAAGACTGCTAGACGCTCACACTGTCAAACTAGATGGACAAGAGCTGACAGCCGACCACATCATCCTGGCTACAGGAGCCTGGTTACCACATATCCTAGAACCTCTTGGTTATCAGGTGGACATTCGTCCACAAAAAGGACAATTGTTGGAATTAGATACCCAATACGACACAAACAACTGGCCAGTCTGCATGCCCTATGGGCAAATTGATATACTGCCATTTGAAAATGGTAAAATCATCGTGGGAGCTACACACGAGGATGATATGGGTTATGACCTGACACTCGACCCTGAAAAAATCCAAGCTATGCAAGATAAGGCAACCGAGTTTATGCCAGACTTAGCCAACTATCCCGTTGCCAGAACACGTATCGGAACCCGTGCCTACACTTCAAACTATGCACCATTTTATGGCAATATCGAAGACATGAAGAATGTTTGGGTTGCTAGCGGTCTAGGTTCCTCTGGTTTGACAAATGGTCCATTCATCGGCTGGCAAATCGCTCAAGAAATTTTAGGAAAGGAAACCAGCTTCGACCGTACTGCCTATTCACCTAATAACTACATTCAAAAACTATAA
- a CDS encoding GDSL-type esterase/lipase family protein, which yields MSDIMYPEVLTVGSGAIKVATVGDSLTYGYGLENREKDAYPCILAEKLGHLYQVSNFGLSGRSLQSTSDYPYFKEKNAQLSLESEADIVIIMIGSNDSRGPYWNKERFISEYREMAERYLSLPSQPDLYLVIPPFVPTSRFGLNNQIIEDELQTIITAIGQELDVPVINLYPLTKGHLEYYSDGLHLTPLGNQVIAEEIYRHLING from the coding sequence GTGTCAGATATTATGTATCCAGAGGTCCTAACCGTTGGAAGTGGGGCCATAAAAGTTGCAACAGTTGGCGATAGCCTGACCTACGGTTACGGACTGGAGAACCGTGAAAAAGATGCCTATCCCTGTATTTTAGCAGAGAAGCTGGGGCATCTTTATCAGGTGTCCAATTTCGGCTTAAGTGGTCGTTCGCTTCAGTCGACGTCGGATTATCCCTATTTTAAAGAGAAAAATGCCCAGTTATCACTTGAGAGTGAGGCGGATATTGTCATTATCATGATTGGTAGCAATGACAGCCGTGGTCCATACTGGAATAAGGAGCGATTTATTAGCGAATATAGGGAAATGGCAGAGCGGTACTTGAGTTTGCCTAGCCAACCAGATCTTTACTTGGTCATTCCACCATTCGTGCCAACCAGTCGCTTCGGGCTCAATAATCAGATTATAGAAGACGAATTGCAAACCATTATTACAGCCATTGGTCAGGAATTGGATGTGCCAGTTATCAACCTCTATCCCTTAACCAAGGGGCATTTGGAATATTATAGCGATGGCTTGCACTTGACACCTCTTGGAAATCAAGTCATTGCAGAGGAAATATACCGTCATCTTATCAATGGATAA
- the lepB gene encoding signal peptidase I, with translation MVKRDLVKQISLVILLIFGLIGLRVWFFEPVTITSQMANNYIKEGDFIVTVRKADLTHGDFVLYRHEGKEYVSRIIAMEDETVTYMDDVLYKNDVIVSENYLQTPHSQESYTEDFNLATLTGGQHISIPKKHYLVLNDVRTNRQDSRSFGLIAEKHIIGRLTFRLSPLSEFGFIKTGLVQ, from the coding sequence ATGGTAAAGAGAGATTTAGTAAAGCAGATAAGTTTGGTCATTCTGTTGATTTTTGGATTGATTGGTTTGAGAGTATGGTTCTTTGAACCAGTAACCATCACATCCCAGATGGCAAATAACTATATCAAAGAAGGCGACTTTATTGTAACAGTTCGCAAGGCTGACTTAACACATGGGGATTTCGTTCTCTATAGGCATGAAGGTAAAGAATATGTCAGTCGTATTATTGCCATGGAAGACGAAACCGTTACATATATGGATGATGTCTTATATAAAAACGATGTGATTGTTTCGGAGAATTATTTGCAGACTCCGCATTCTCAGGAGAGTTATACAGAAGATTTCAATCTCGCAACCTTGACTGGTGGCCAACATATCAGTATTCCAAAAAAGCATTATCTGGTTCTGAACGACGTTCGGACAAATAGACAGGACAGCCGTAGCTTTGGTTTAATTGCTGAAAAACATATTATTGGGCGACTGACCTTCCGTTTAAGTCCCCTCTCAGAATTTGGTTTTATTAAGACAGGACTGGTCCAGTAG
- the glmS gene encoding glutamine--fructose-6-phosphate transaminase (isomerizing), producing the protein MCGIVGVVGNTNATDILIQGLEKLEYRGYDSAGIFVTGGEQAHLVKAVGRIAELSEKVGDKTEGTTGIGHTRWATHGKPTENNAHPHTSQTAGHILVHNGVIENYAEIKEEYLAGHDLKGQTDTEIAVHLIGQFAEEGLSTLEAFKKALHIIQGSYAFALIDATDADTIYVAKNKSPLLIGLGDGYNMVCSDAMAMIRETSEYMEIHDKELVIVKKDSVEVMDYNGNAIERGSYTAELDLSDIGKGTYPYYMLKEIDEQPTVMRKLISAYTNEEGKVTVDADIIKAVQEADRIYILAAGTSYHAGFAAKDFLEKLTDTPVELGISSEWGYNMPLLSKKPLFVMISQSGETADSRQVLVKANEMGIPSLTVTNVPGSTLSREATYTMLLHAGPEIAVASTKAYTAQIATLAILAKAVGDANGNAYAKEFDLVHELSIVAQSIEASLSEKDVIAEKVEKLLSTTRNAFYIGRGSDYYVSMEASLKLKEISYIQCEGFAAGELKHGTISLIEDGVPVLALISNHPHLASHTRGNIQEVVARGANVLTIVDEAVAKEEDDITVTTVHPFLSAIAMVVPTQLIAYYATLQRGLDVDKPRNLAKSVTVE; encoded by the coding sequence ATGTGTGGAATCGTTGGTGTTGTTGGAAATACAAACGCAACTGATATTTTGATTCAAGGACTTGAAAAATTAGAATACCGTGGTTATGATTCAGCAGGTATTTTTGTGACAGGTGGTGAGCAAGCTCATCTTGTGAAAGCAGTAGGTCGCATTGCAGAATTGTCTGAAAAAGTTGGCGATAAGACTGAAGGGACAACAGGGATCGGTCATACTCGTTGGGCGACTCATGGTAAGCCAACTGAGAACAACGCTCATCCACATACTTCTCAAACTGCTGGACATATCCTAGTTCACAACGGTGTGATTGAAAACTACGCAGAAATCAAAGAGGAATATCTTGCAGGTCATGACTTGAAAGGTCAGACGGACACAGAAATTGCTGTACACTTGATTGGTCAATTTGCTGAGGAAGGCTTGTCTACTTTGGAAGCCTTCAAAAAAGCTCTTCATATCATCCAAGGTTCATACGCCTTTGCCTTGATTGATGCTACGGATGCAGATACAATCTACGTTGCCAAAAATAAATCGCCACTTTTGATTGGTTTGGGTGATGGTTACAACATGGTCTGCTCAGATGCCATGGCGATGATTCGTGAAACAAGTGAATATATGGAAATCCATGACAAAGAATTGGTTATCGTGAAGAAAGATAGCGTAGAAGTTATGGACTATAATGGTAATGCTATTGAGCGCGGTAGCTACACAGCTGAATTGGACTTGTCAGACATCGGCAAAGGAACTTATCCCTACTACATGCTCAAGGAAATTGATGAGCAGCCAACTGTTATGCGTAAATTGATTAGCGCATACACAAATGAAGAAGGTAAAGTGACAGTTGATGCGGATATTATCAAGGCGGTACAAGAAGCTGACCGTATCTATATCTTGGCTGCTGGAACATCTTACCACGCAGGATTTGCCGCAAAAGACTTCTTGGAGAAGTTGACTGATACACCAGTGGAATTGGGTATTTCTTCTGAGTGGGGTTACAACATGCCACTCTTGAGCAAGAAACCTCTCTTTGTCATGATCAGCCAGTCTGGTGAAACAGCTGATAGCCGTCAGGTATTGGTGAAAGCAAATGAAATGGGCATCCCAAGCTTGACTGTGACCAACGTTCCAGGTTCTACCCTATCACGTGAGGCGACTTACACCATGTTGCTCCATGCAGGTCCAGAAATTGCGGTAGCTTCTACAAAAGCCTACACTGCACAGATTGCGACATTGGCAATCTTGGCTAAGGCTGTCGGTGATGCCAATGGCAATGCCTACGCGAAAGAATTTGACTTGGTGCATGAATTGTCCATCGTAGCTCAATCTATCGAGGCCAGCTTGTCAGAAAAAGATGTGATTGCTGAAAAAGTTGAAAAACTCTTATCAACTACTCGCAACGCATTCTATATCGGTCGTGGTAGTGACTACTACGTTTCTATGGAAGCCAGCTTGAAATTGAAAGAAATTTCATACATCCAATGTGAAGGCTTTGCGGCAGGTGAATTGAAACACGGTACCATTTCATTGATTGAAGACGGTGTTCCTGTCTTGGCCTTGATTTCAAATCATCCACACCTTGCAAGCCATACTCGAGGCAATATTCAGGAAGTAGTGGCGCGTGGTGCCAATGTCTTGACAATTGTAGATGAAGCAGTAGCTAAGGAAGAAGATGACATCACTGTTACAACAGTTCATCCATTCTTGTCAGCTATTGCAATGGTTGTTCCAACTCAGTTGATTGCCTACTATGCAACTTTACAACGTGGTTTAGACGTTGATAAGCCACGTAACTTGGCAAAATCGGTTACTGTTGAGTAG
- a CDS encoding amino acid ABC transporter permease produces MDYVLEVLPSLLNGAVVSLQVFFLVLILSLPLGAVLAFLIQIKFKPLQWLLHFYVLIMRGTPLLLQLIFVYYVLPSVGITFDRMPAVILAFTLNYAAYFSEIFRGGIEAIPKGQYEAAKVLKFTPVQTIRYIVLPQVVKIVLPSVFNEVMTLVKDTSLVYALGVSDLLLASRTAANRDASLAPMFIAGAIYLLMIGAVTLISKQVEKKFDYYR; encoded by the coding sequence ATGGATTATGTTTTAGAAGTTCTGCCCAGTCTATTAAATGGAGCGGTGGTTTCCCTGCAAGTATTTTTTCTAGTTTTGATACTATCCTTGCCTCTGGGAGCTGTTCTTGCCTTTTTAATACAAATAAAATTTAAACCCTTGCAATGGCTATTGCATTTCTACGTTTTAATTATGCGTGGAACTCCCTTGCTCTTGCAACTGATTTTTGTCTATTATGTTTTACCTAGTGTTGGTATCACTTTTGACCGTATGCCTGCTGTTATCTTGGCTTTTACGCTTAATTATGCAGCCTATTTTTCAGAAATTTTCCGTGGTGGTATAGAGGCGATTCCTAAAGGTCAGTATGAAGCTGCTAAGGTCTTGAAATTTACTCCTGTTCAGACCATTCGTTATATCGTCTTGCCACAGGTGGTGAAAATTGTCTTGCCAAGTGTATTCAATGAAGTAATGACCTTGGTCAAGGATACATCCTTGGTATATGCCTTAGGGGTTAGCGACCTCTTGCTTGCTAGCCGAACTGCAGCCAACCGTGACGCAAGTTTGGCACCAATGTTTATTGCAGGAGCAATCTATCTGTTGATGATTGGAGCTGTTACACTTATTTCTAAACAAGTAGAAAAGAAATTTGACTATTATAGATAG